One genomic region from Pyxicephalus adspersus chromosome 1, UCB_Pads_2.0, whole genome shotgun sequence encodes:
- the RPL10A gene encoding large ribosomal subunit protein uL1: protein MSSKVSRDTLHEAVREVLLGARRKRRKFLQTVELQISLKNYDPQKDKRFSGTVRLKSTPRPKFSVCILGDQQHCDEAKAVDLPHMDIEALKKLNKNKKMVKKLAKKFDAFLASESLIKQIPRILGPGLNKAGKFPSLLTHNENMVAKVDEVKSTIKFQMKKVLCLAVAVGHVKMTEEELVYNIHLAINFLVSLLKKNWQNVRALYIKSTMGKPQRLY from the exons ATGAG CAGCAAAGTTTCTCGTGATACCCTCCATGAAGCTGTGAGGGAGGTCCTCCTGGGGGcaagaaggaagaggagaaa GTTTCTGCAAACCGTTGAACTTCAGATCAGCTTGAAAAACTATGACCCTCAAAAGGACAAGCGTTTCTCTGGCACTGTCAG GCTGAAATCTACACCAAGGCCCAAATTCTCAGTATGCATTTTGGGAGATCAGCAGCATTGTGATGAAGCAAAGGCTGTGGATTTACCCCACATGGATATTGAAGCTCTTAAGAAACTTAACAAGAACAAAAAGATGGTGAAGAAGTTGG CTAAGAAGTTTGATGCCTTTCTGGCCTCTGAATCACTCATCAAGCAGATTCCCCGTATTTTGGGACCTGGTTTGAATAAAGCAGGAAAATTTCCCTCTTTGTTGACTCACAATGAAAACATGGTGGCCAAGGTCGATGAAGTGAAGTCCACCATTAAATTTCAGATGAAAAAG GTTTTGTGCCTGGCTGTAGCAGTTGGTCATGTCAAAATGACAGAAGAGGAGCTTGTCTACAACATCCACCTTGCCATCAACTTCTTGGTATCTCTTCTGAAAAAGAACTGGCAGAATGTGAGAGCCCTGTATATCAAGAGCACAATGGGCAAACCACAACGCCTGTACTAG